A genomic window from Glycine soja cultivar W05 chromosome 10, ASM419377v2, whole genome shotgun sequence includes:
- the LOC114371855 gene encoding uncharacterized protein LOC114371855: MFICRFYMSIRTADQLWISSVTLTKGLRTREEEGRVSSHLLIKMVKYALKFENEIPVERKIIMPGSFHPLHDGHLKLMEVATRICGDGYPCFEISAVNADKPPLSVSQIKDRIKQFEKVGKTVIVSNQPYFYKKAELFPGSAFVIGADTAVRLINHPKYYDGDYNMMQKILVGCKETGCTFLVGGRNVDGAFKVLDDIDVPEELKGMFVSIQAEQFRMDISSTEIRNRNH; encoded by the exons atgtttatttgcAGATTTTATATGTCAATAAGGACAGCCGACCAACTTTGGATATCAAGCGTGACCTTGACTAAG GGGCTTCGTACTCGAGAAGAAGAGGGTAGAGTTTCTAGTCATCTTTTGATCAAG ATGGTCAAAtatgctttaaaatttgaaaatg AGATACCAGTcgaaaggaaaataataatgCCTGGTTCTTTCCATCCATTACATGATGGGCATCTCAAGCTTATGGAAGTTGCTACTCG TATTTGTGGTGATGGGTATCCTTGCTTTGAAATATCTGCAGTCAATGCAGACAAACCTCCATTATCAGTGTCTCAGATCAAAGATCGCATCAAGCAATTTGAAAAAGTTG GAAAAACGGTAATTGTATCCAATCAGccttatttttataagaagGCTGAACTTTTTCCAGGCAGTGCTTTTGTAATTGGGGCGGACACAGCAGTGAGGCTTATTAAC CATCCTAAATATTATGATGGTGACTACAACATGATGCAGAAGATACTTGTTGGTTGTAAAGAAACGGGATGCACTTTCCTTGTGGGTGGTCGGAATGTTGATGGTGCTTTCAAG GTTCTTGACGATATTGATGTTCCAGAAGAACTAAAGGGCATGTTCGTCTCCATTCAAGCTGAACAGTTCCGCATGGATATTTCCTCCACTGAAATAAGAAATAGAAATCACTAA